In Cryptococcus tetragattii IND107 chromosome 5, whole genome shotgun sequence, one genomic interval encodes:
- a CDS encoding translation machinery-associated protein 22, whose translation MASAVSGPSTKQIHPFYCAVCSLPTEYCEFGPSVSKCKAWLEGQDKDEYERVWGEGALASRIGTLSLDKQEKLEADAAKLEKKAAKKAEAEAKKKEQTKIVIKRSERTKRKHQTHIQNLELFGVDLKKAAKQFAGKFATGSSVSKTPQGEEEIVIQGDVGDEIVEMIRQQVGALKGVPVDQITRVEVKKKKEAEEPAA comes from the exons ATGGCTTCAGCGGTCAGCGGCCCTTCCACCAAGCAGATTCACCCCTTCTACTGCGCAGTTTGCAGTCTGCCTACTGAGTACTGCGAATTTGGACCATCAGTTTCAAAATGCAAAGCGTGGCTTGAGGGGCAGGACAAGGATGAGTACGAGAGGGTGTGGGGTGAAG GCGCTTTGGCGAGTCGAATTGGCACCCTTTCTTTGGACAAGCAGGAGAAGCTCGAAGCAGATGCTGCcaagttggagaagaaagctgctaagaaggctgaggccgaagccaagaagaaggagcagacCAAG ATTGTCATCAAGCGCTCCGAACGAACAAAGCGCAAGCATCAAACACACATCCAAAACCTCGAATTATTCGGTGTTGACCTCAAAAAGGCTGCCAAACAATTCGCAGGCAAATTTGCTACCGGTAGTAGTGTGAGCAAGACAcctcaaggagaagaggagattgttATTCAAGGTGATGTAGGAGACGAGATTGTGGAGATGATTAGGCAACAGGTGGGAGCATTAAAGGGTGTACCGGTGGATCAGATCACGAGG GtggaagtgaagaagaagaaggaagctgaagagcCTGCGGCTTAG
- a CDS encoding ATP synthase F1, gamma subunit — protein sequence MLSRAARPAITLARTANQQQAGMATLKEIEQRLKSVRNIEKITKSMKVVASTKLTRAEKAMREAKKYGAANNELFKHTEAESEAEPKILYVGISSDGGLCGGIHSSISRYIKKEMTEQPGALAVVGDKPKAQLSRAMPQAFKVSFSAVGKDVPTFGEASAIADEIVKNGGEWDVVKIVSNKYLSAISYEAGTTTVISAKALQEAAGFRQYEMEEDVSKDLAEFSLANAIYTALVEGHAAEISARRTAMENASNNALDMMGSLQLQYNRGRQAVITNELIDIITGASAL from the exons ATGCTTTCCCGCGCAGCCAGGCCAGCCATCACCCTCGCAAGGACCGCCAACCAGCAGCAGGCCGGTATGGCTACCCtcaaggagattgagcAGAG GTTGAAGTCTGTCAGGAACATTGAAAAGATCACCAAG TCCATGAAGGTCGTCGCTTCTACCAAGCTCACTCGTGCTGAGAAGGCCATGCGAGAGGCCAAGAAGTACGGTGCCGCCAACAACG AGTTGTTCAAGCACACCGAGGCCGAGTCCGAAGCCGAGCCCAAGATCCTCTACGTCGGTATCTCCTCTGACGGTGGTCTCTGTGGTGGTATCcactcttccatctctcgatacatcaagaaggagatgactGAGCAGCCCGGTGCCCTCGCCGTCGTCGGTGACAAGCCCAAGGCCCAGCTCTCCCGTGCCATGCCCCAGGCGTTCAAGgtctccttctccgccgTCGGCAAGGACGTCCCCACTTTCGGCGAGGCTTCCGCCATCGCTGACGAGATTGTCAAGAATGGCGGTGAATGGGATGTCGTCAAGATTGTCTCCAACAAGTACCTCTCCGCCATCTCTTACGAAGCTGGTACCACCACCGTCATCTCTGCCAAGGCTCTCCAGGAGGCCGCTGGTTTCCGACAGTacgagatggaggaggatgtcTCCAAGGACCTTGCCGAATTCTCCCTTGCCAACGCCATTTACACTGCTCTTGTCGAGGGTCACGCTGCTGAGATTAGCGCTAGGAGGACTGCCATGGAGAACGCTTCCAAC AACGCTCTTGACATGATGGGCtccctccagctccagtACAACCGTGGTCGTCAAGCCGTCATCACCAACGAGCTTATCGACATTATCACT GGTGCCTCTGCTCTTTAA